One segment of Apus apus isolate bApuApu2 chromosome 1, bApuApu2.pri.cur, whole genome shotgun sequence DNA contains the following:
- the GOLGB1 gene encoding golgin subfamily B member 1 isoform X1 has translation MLSRLSGLASTVLQELSGDDGDAVSEPSIAAQALEPKAESMEEVPEELLERLAQTEKLVVQLKDLVREKDALLQQKETILQEEREAADAKLMKLKLQAKARLAALNKRIEELTEKGSPLPAQTSSEEQVYPKSNQNTSEGHREEAKALREQLREREETVQDLKEQLALAKVNLKDAEIKYATQLSSLQEVIQEKEALLEEQVQQHQTELLKIVTKSDLEVEMQQNMCTLQRKLEEREAALLGQTQVVELLQQELCAAEQQNQTLLVQCQKMEVDLSTLKDVLDAERRECQNVREKMELELAERKLSSHRMQEEVQCLSEQLEEARRAQAELEIKYKDLEQEKRLEVEEKDLQISCLKVSEQELQSRHAALVAENDQLKRDVDRLLVSAENSATAQELQGELQKSEEFICCQNEQKCQSVMQVSESKNQDETTSQEKKTDQEDQNETSLLPTEILERQKTEGEIPHLQLVLQEEAVMVTENAKQNKNVGPEVKGLQTLEAPVSYADCSSTGVSGELVNSEVQKPFDDTLVLSEARTAGFPNGSKQLAEENCPPEILAYFAAKKQKELSVLLLELKEAQEEITFLKSQLQGPNSQTGNQAEEAANQLEDGYQIQFLEREEQKASDTQNELDSSSLLKETVMEQIGVLQENKISLQVSQGSTVPCRGEMEAMQEVSRADPEPGTSQSQELIKLQNQITELQIILQQSQETYQKDLGEKGAEIDRLNQLAEEYRKKIEDSDSALCILTEERDQLLCQMKELSTITELKEQVKQLEENLALSEKQRLSDSESSLLREQIQSLKNEFKSKEIKIEALQKDLDEAQFQLSDQDMQLKDLRSQIENKECEVLDLEQLLKKNTAEIKELSQTLASKRGEAASLEQLVAEHTRSIETLQQTLLEKDQQMTEISVSMSDKMVLLNEEKFSLVNELKSLKEQTSLLLKAQEEKDQNIEATDTHLSCGACEQQYEPEAASRERDVLVNELELLKKENEQVKRKLQAALVNRKELLKKVNKLENELVQVRREHEAETSVAREAEGEENLTSVVSREVNLERQPSEEYLIQLLSEKESELQGIRKDLLEKETTEAQLQAVIEEMRQSLQGKTNIVSTADEIMESQATADKITETNKSPKDSEDNEKNSSAAINLEENQMSALQERISVLEQEKEQLQKKLQEALVSRKDTIKKAQEKDRHHREQLKQQKDDYNVLQEQFDKQSKEKESIQAQLRQLQEQKGLSEGVLGNQGGLDSSCMEAENTTNNKLVQVADVSGEELKEKLEKLQMEKEELEYNIRHMQSELACKSELVSQLQEHIAQLFLEVEGLKRTSDQAEAKAASLQTELEESRAQISGEGSLEDLKTLVQQKGEEMEFLNLQLREKSEALENVQAQLLEKEDSVKRLCSQLEIQAQVHEEQSKRLQTELLEFQEKQNDGAEAAKQNHQMQRKLQAALISRKEALKESKSLKEELANAKTTIENLSVKLTNMESQICGHVKETDTLKAKLVSLTEEREKLIAEVDKVLTENQNLDGCCKNLTLTLDGVVLEKEKLEKEVESLKCFQVTESSEWQEKYRELQKEYETLLQSYENVSNETERMQHLLETARQEKQDTLIKLKSVEAEKEETDKQLQEAGQEIDGMKEKMRKFAKSKQQKILELEEENEKLRAEMHFTDGELHRTGDVLTNTSLKEDLESSRRDCQSLSAQLETEMAEKESLRQEITDLKHHLQLTESKLKESRELVDKCVAQQTAGEETNQTVATPPPMERIENQKEISFRPESPTAELEQKAFGSSSPCEELCSYIQQVAELTERITELEENRRASEQQLGDIRMCVETLAAEKRALETQVEEKDHELNALQDKVARMEQTVQNTKDDLVKMTELKDTLEAEKDDLEERLMNQLAELNGTIGNYQQDATDFQVKNEQLKQELQSLQRIMNELEEEKCQMAKEKSTGSSEKQKEPEEKLKCSWRGDSSTHVKELQELLKEKQQEIKQLQKDCIKSQEKNSSLERTVKALEFVQSESQKEVEAAKEDLAKAVEDTKKAQAELALCKVVLDDTQSEAARVLAESVKVKEELQANKETIKIQMKKKDEDFERRLEQEKDKYTKEIKNMEEKLATLQREKADMGTTVGDLQDSLKTKDQEVKQLEGNLNKTLAQLAAFTRSMSSLQDDRDRVIDESKTWEKKFTETIQKMEEETRSKEATCVVLKDQMKQMIIHVEELQAQISRLECDKKDQESECRKEIQHHQKTCEMLQEEKKELLTQLEESQKLYSRSQNEQQKLESEISSLRDQLADLQDSFTKCELVREELVSMVKQQETSIQNFKFSCEQLKADLRASKDLTNKLHEETSAKDQKIMSLLSAKEEAVMTALSELQQQHSEEMKELEHRLSKEEEDKKDLENEKNQFRDKLDRLTEKMKISREESKQQKSQLDSFTKSMLSLQDDRDRILRDYKQLEERHLVIILEKDQLIQEAAAENNKLKEEIRSFHSQMDDLNSENAKLNAELVRYREDLNQVISIKDSQQKQLLKTQLQRIQALEKEKAIIETQLKESEHTQDDLRKGMEALREDKARMSQEIVTLMSSLSQVQSEMTALREGGPVMECQAQLKAREEEAQELGHKLSLSQKRITELEGELVCVQRDAAKRVGEAEDRLRKELKHLHHDAGIMRNETETAEERVAELAQDLMEMEQKFLAVTDENKDLRAQIQSFGKSMSSLQDSRDQANEELHVLKQKYSADLEEQKSLVQNLQKQMVQLQEEQYSTARDRDAVRSELTELQKATDERGLLAQVEQLNQMLRAKDDELLHLSSELEGSSNQVKSFSKAMASLQNERDRLLNELDKACKAEEMKQQAEGSTSTAPSEVQSLKKALSSLQNDRDRVVRELKNLQQQYILVGVESAENSRLKAQLQEYQQDADKQHRLQEQLKQECATYQQELQQLRQEKTAWEKQSSSMKEQYLMAIAEKDKQLSHLQRITQEMRRPPSKSQVAEEQYQTKIYSEVLRGDFPSLETETKHLQAQLSDSLKELHQKELRIQQLNSKLSQVFEEKNTLSLQLRGSSRSICESHQHYSEVLSRCLELERQLQELQAAGKGTELFATDAAPGAPQEKNKPQSGSYTPELQELQLRLSESEHLHSSTKQDLRCLEEQLEEERDRRLAVEEALSAAQDQIRRLQSSEWASSSSASIDMTPGHEHSLLINSMDNNFSRTQNIPGLRRLLRSLFRSRTHLPLLVAMYLLALHVLLFLCFTGHL, from the exons ATGCTGAGCCGGTTGTCAGGTTTAGCAAGCACTGTTCTACAGGAGCTGTCAGGTGATGATGGAGATGCAGTTTCTGAACCCTCTATTGCT GCACAAGCTTTAGAgccaaaagcagaaagcatgGAGGAGGTACCCGAGGAGCTATTGGAACGTCTGGCCCAAACAGAAAAACTAGTTGTTCAGCTGAAGGATTTGGTCCGAGAAAAGGAtgccctgctccagcaaaaAGAAACTATACTCCAG GAAGAGCGAGAGGCTGCAGATGCCAAGCTGATGAAGCTGAAACTTCAGGCCAAAGCCAGGCTGGCCGCTCTGAACAAACGCATTGAGGAGCTGACAGAGAAGGGATCACCATTGCCTGCACAGACCTCATCAGAAGAGCAAGTGTACCCCAAG AGTAACCAAAATACAAGTGAAGGGCACAGAGAGGAAGCCAAAGCACTAAGAGAGCAGCTCAGGGAGCGAGAGGAGACTGTTCAGGATCTGAAGGAACAACTGGCTCTAGCCAAAGTGAATCTCAAAGATGCTGAAATCAAGTATGCCACACAG CTGAGCTCCCTGCAGGAAGTGATTCAGGAGAAGGAAGCTCTCCTAGAAGAGCAGGTCCAACAGCACCAAACTGAATTGCTCAAGATAGTAACCAAGTCAGATCTGGAAGTAGAGATGCAACAG AACATGTGCACACTTCAGAGGAAGCTGGAGGAGCGGGAGGCAGCTCTACTGGGACAAACTCAGGTGGTGGaattgctgcagcaggagctaTGTGCTGCTGAACAGCAGAACCAG ACACTCCTAGTTCAGTGCCAGAAGATGGAAGTGGATCTAAGCACTCTGAAGGATGTGCTAGATGCAGAGAGACGAGAGTGTCAGAATGTCAGAGAGAAGATGGAGCTGGAACTAGCTGAGAGGAAGCTGTCCTCCCATCGCATGCAGGAGGAGGTGCAGTGTCTCTCCGAACAGCTGGAAGAGGCAAGAAGAGCACAAGCTGAATTAGAGATAAAGTATAAAGACctggagcaggaaaaaaggCTGGAGGTGGAAGAGAAGGACCTGCAGATCAGTTGTCTTAAGGTGTCTGAGCAAGAGCTGCAGTCTAGGCACGCTGCCCTTGTAGCTGAGAACGACCAGCTGAAGCGGGATGTTGACCGGCTGTTGGTGTCTGCTGAGAACAGTGCTACAGCACAGGAGCTACAGG GTGAACTACAGAAATCTGAAGAATTTATCTGCTGTCAGAATGAGCAGAAATGCCAGTCAGTAATGCAGGTCTCTGAATCGAAGAATCAG GATGAAACAacttcacaagaaaaaaaaacagatcagGAAGATCAGAATGAGACTTCACTCCTACCCACAGAAATCTTGGAAAGACAGAAGACTGAAGGTG AAATCCCACACTTGCAACTTGTTCTTCAGGAGGAAGCTGTGATGGTCACAGAGAATGCAAAGCAG AATAAGAATGTTGGACCTGAGGTGAAAGGCTTGCAGACTCTGGAAGCTCCAGTCTCATATGCAGACTGCTCATCTACAG GTGTGTCAGGAGAGCTGGTGAATTCTGAAGTGCAAAAGCCTTTTGATGACACTTTGGTGCTCTCTGAG GCAAGAACAGCTGGCTTTCCCAATGGAAGCAAGCAGCTTGCTGAGGAAAATTGTCCACCTGAAATTCTAGCATATTTtgctgcaaagaaacaaaaagagttgtcagttttgctgctggaaCTGAAAGAAGCCCAGGAAGAAATaacttttctgaaaagtcaGCTCCAGGGCCCAAACAGCCAAACAGGTAACCAAGCAGAAGAAGCAGCTAACCAGCTGGAAGATGGTTACCAGATACAGTTTctggagagggaagagcagaaggcTTCAGATACACAAAATGAATTGGACAGTAGCTCACTACTGAAAGAAACCGTAATGGAGCAAATTGGTGTgcttcaagaaaacaaaatcagtcTTCAAGTTTCCCAGGGGAGCACTGTCCcctgcagaggggagatggaggcaATGCAAGAAGTCTCTAGAGCAGATCCAGAGCCTGGCACCTCTCAATCTCAAGAACTGATAAAGTTACAAAACCAAATTACAGAACTGCAAATAATTCTGCAGCAATCACAAGAGACCTATCAGAAAGATCTAGGAGAAAAAGGTGCTGAAATAGATAGGCTAAACCAGTTGGCTGAggaatatagaaaaaaaatagaggattCTGACAGTGCACTTTGTATTTTGACTGAAGAACGAGATCAGCTCCTGTGTCAGATGAAGGAACTTTCTACCATAACAGAACTGAAAGAGCAGGTGAAGCAACTTGAGGAAAATCTAgctctttcagaaaagcagagactGTCAGACAGTGAAAGCAGTCTTTTGAGAGAACAAATCCAGAGccttaaaaatgaatttaaatccaaggaaataaaaattgaagcTTTGCAAAAGGACTTGGATGAAGCACAATTTCAGCTTTCTGACCAGGACATGCAACTAAAAGATCTGAGGAGCCAGATCGAGAATAAGGAATGTGAAGTGCTTGATCTAGAACAACTTTTGAAGAAGAACACAGCTGAGATAAAAGAGCTTTCCCAGACCTTAGCCTCAAAGAGAGGTGAAGCAGCAAGCCTGGAACAGCTTGTTGCGGAACACACCAGGTCTATAGAGACCCTGCAACAAACCCTGCTGGAGAAAGACCAACAGATGACAGAGATCAGTGTCAGCATGTCTGATAAAATGGTCCTGCTAAATGAAGAGAAGTTTTCTCTAGTAAATGAGCTAAAGAGTCTTAAAGAGCAAACAAGTCTATTATTAAAAGCCCAGGaagaaaaagaccaaaacaTAGAAGCAACAGATACACACCTGAGCTGTGGAGCATGTGAGCAGCAGTATGAGCCAGAGGCAGCATCTAGAGAACGTGACGTATTAGTAAATGAGCTTGaacttctgaaaaaagaaaacgaGCAAGTGAAGCgaaagctgcaggcagcacttgTCAACAGGAAGGAGCTTCTGAAGAAGGTCAACAAATTAGAGAATGAACTCGTGCAAGTGAGAAGAGAACATGAAGCAGAAACCTCAGTGGCTCGAGAAgctgaaggggaagaaaatctgACAAGTGTGGTAAGCAGAGAAGTAAATCTTGAAAGGCAGCCCAGTGAGGAATATCTAATTCAActgctttctgaaaaggaaTCTGAGCTGCAGGGCATCCGCAAGGACCTGCTGGAGAAGGAAACCACTGAAGCACAATTGCAGGCAGTGATTGAGGAAATGAGGCAGAGCTTGCAAGGCAAGACAAACATTGTTTCAACTGCAGATGAAATCATGGAGAGTCAGGCAACTGCTGACAAAAtaactgaaacaaataaaagccCAAAAGATTCtgaagacaatgaaaaaaatagttcagCAGCTATAAATCTTGAAGAAAACCAAATGTCTGCTCTGCAAGAGAGGATTTCAGTTCTTgagcaagaaaaagaacaacttCAAAAAAAACTCCAGGAAGCTCTGGTATCTCGTAAAGACACTATTAAAAAGGCTCAAGAAAAAGACAGGCATCACAGGGAACAGCTGAAACAGCAGAAGGATGATTACAATGTCCTACAAGAGCAGTTTGAtaagcaaagcaaagagaaggagAGCATCCAAGCTCAGCTCAGACAACTCCAAGAACAGAAAGGATTATCAGAGGGTGTTCTTGGGAATCAAGGTGGGTTGGATTCTTCATGCAtggaagcagaaaatacaacaaataaCAAACTTGTACAAGTTGCAGATGTTTCTGGGGAAGAGCTTAAGGAAAAACTTGAAAAACTGCAGATGGAGAAAGAGGAATTGGAATATAACATCAGGCATATGCAGAGTGAACTTGCTTGCAAATCAGAATTAGTGTCTCAGTTGCAAGAGCATATAGCACAGTTATTTCTGGAGGTAGAAGGGCTGAAGAGAACCTCTGACCAAGCTGAAGCCAAGGCAGCAAGTCTTCAGACAGAATTGGAGGAGAGCCGAGCACAAATTTCTGGAGAGGGCAGTCTGGAAGACCTGAAAACACTTGTGCAACAAAAGGGTGAAGAAATGGAATTTCTTAACTTGCAGTTAAGGGAGAAAAGTGAAGCTCTCGAGAATGTGCAGGCACAATTGCTGGAAAAGGAGGATTCAGTCAAGAGACTTTGTAGTCAGTTGGAAATTCAAGCTCAGGTACATGAGGAGCAAAGCAAACGGCTGCAAACAGAGTTGCTTGAatttcaggaaaagcaaaatgatgGTGCAGAAGCAGCTAAGCAGAACCACCAAATGCAGAGAAAGCTGCAAGCTGCACTTATCTCAAGAAAAGAGGCACTAAAGGAGAGCAAATCTCTAAAAGAGGAGCTGGCTAATGCTAAAACTACTATTGAAAATCTTTCTGTCAAGTTGACAAATATGGAAAGCCAAATATGTGGCCATGTTAAAGAAACAGACACTTTAAAAGCTAAGTTAGTGAGCCTCACTGAAGAGCGAGAAAAACTTATTGCAGAAGTTGATAAAGTACTTACAGAAAATCAGAACCTTGATGGATGCTGTAAAAACCTGACATTAACTCTGGATGGAGTTGTTCtagagaaggagaagctggagaaggaggtggAATCCCTGAAATGCTTTCAAGTCACTGAGAGTTCTGAGTGGCAGGAGAAATACAGGGAGCTTCAGAAAGAGTATGAAACTCTCCTGCAGTCATATGAGAATGTGAGCAATGAAACTGAGCGGATGCAGCATTTGTTGGAAACTGCTaggcaggaaaagcaggacactttaattaaactgaaaagtgttgaagcagaaaaagaagaaacagataaACAGCTACAGGAAGCTGGACAGGAAATTGATGGGATGAAggagaaaatgaggaaatttGCCAAGTCAAAGCAACAGAAGATCCTGGAACTGGAGGAGGAGAATGAGAAACTTAGAGCAGAGATGCATTTTACAGATGGCGAGCTACACAGGACTGGAGATGTCTTGACAAATACTAGCCTGAAAGAAGATCTGGAGAGTTCTAGGAGGGACTGCCAGTCTCTTTCTGCTCAGCTTGAGACAGAAATGGCTGAAAAGGAGTCTCTTAGACAAGAGATCACCGACTTAAAGCATCATTTGCAGTTAACAGAATCTAagctgaaggaaagcagagaactGGTAGACAAGTGTGTTGCTCAGCAGACAGCAGGGGAAGAAACAAATCAGACAGTTGCCACACCACCACCAATGGAGAGAATTGAAAATCAAAAGGAGATAAGCTTTAGACCAGAGTCTCCTACTGCAGAGCTGGAACAAAAAGCATTCGGAAGCAGTAGCCCTTGTGAAGAACTTTGTAGCTACATCCAGCAGGTAGCTGAGCTCACAGAACGAATCACAGAACTAGAAGAGAACAGGAGGGCTTCAGAGCAACAGCTGGGAGACATCCGCATGTGTGTTGAGACTTTGGCAGCTGAGAAAAGGGCTTTAGAGACCCAAGTGGAAGAGAAAGACCATGAATTGAATGCTCTCCAAGACAAAGTAGCAAGGATGGAACAAACAGTCCAAAACACCAAAGATGACCTTGTTAAGATGACAGAACTGAAGGACACACTAGAAGCGGAGAAGGATGATTTGGAAGAAAGGCTCATGAATCAGCTGGCAGAACTTAATGGGACTATTGGAAACTATCAGCAAGATGCAACAGATTTCCAGGTAAAAAATGAGCAACTGAAACAGGAGCTTCAGAGTTTGCAGAGAATTATGAATgaactggaggaggaaaaatgtcagatggcaaaggagaaaagcacaggaagttcagaaaagcaaaaggaaccTGAAGAAAAGCTAAAGTGCAGTTGGAGGGGAGACAGCAGCACACATGTAAAGGAGCTTCAGGAActgctgaaagagaaacaacaggagattaagcagctgcagaaggactgtattaaaagccaggaaaagaaCAGTAGTTTAGAAAGAACTGTTAAAGCTCTGGAATTTGTGCAGAGTGAGTCTCAGAAAGAGGTAGAAGCAGCCAAAGAGGATTTAGCCAAAGCAGTGGAAGACACCAAGAAGGCCCAAGCTGAGCTTGCACTCTGCAAGGTAGTGTTGGATGACACCCAGAGTGAGGCAGCAAGGGTTCTAGCAGAAAGTGTCAAAGTGAAAGAAGAGTTGCAGGCAAACAAAGAGACtattaaaattcaaatgaagaaaaaagatgagGACTTTGAGAGAAGACTGGAACAGGAAAAAGACAAGTACAcgaaagaaattaaaaacatggaagaaaagctggCAACTTTGCAGAGGGAGAAAGCTGATATGGGAACGACTGTTGGTGATCTTCAAGACTCCTTAAAGACAAAGGATCAAGAAGTCAAGCAATTGGAAGGCAACCTAAACAAAACATTAGCCCAGCTTGCAGCCTTCACCAGGAGCATGTCTTCCCTTCAGGATGATCGGGACAGAGTGATCGATGAGTCAAAAACATGGGAGAAGAAATTCACTGAAACTATTCAAAAGATGGAGGAAGAAACACGCTCAAAAGAGGCAACTTGTGTTGTGCTGAAGGACCAGATGAAGCAGATGATCATACATGTGGAAGAACTTCAGGCTCAAATATCCAG gCTGGAATGTGACAAGAAAGACCAGGAGTCTGAATGCAGGAAGGAGATTCAGCATCATCAAAAGACATGTGAAatgctgcaggaggaaaaaaaggagctttTGACTCAGCTTGAAGAATCTCAAAAACTCTATAGCAGGTCTCAGAATGAGCAGCAGAAATTGGAGTCAGAAATCAGCAGTCTGAGAGACCAGCTTGCTGACTTACAGGATTCTTTCACCAAATGTGAGTTGGTCAGAGAAGAGCTGGTGAGTATGGTCAAGCAACAAGAGACCAGTATCCAGAATTTTAAATTCAGCTGTGAACAGCTCAAGGCTGATCTGCGAGCTTCCAAGGACCTAACAAATAAACTGCATGAAGAAACTAGTGCCAAGGATCAGAAGATCATGAGTTTGCTGTCTGCCAAGGAAGAAGCAGTTATGACTGCTCTGTCTGAATTACAGCAGCAACATTCTGAAGAGATGAAAGAGCTTGAGCATAGGCTAAGCaaggaggaagaagacaaaaaagactTGGAAAATGAGAAGAACCAATTTCGTGACAAACTTGACCGTCTcactgaaaagatgaaaataagcagagaagaaagtaaGCAACAGAAGTCACAGCTGGACTCCTTCACCAAGTCCATGTTATCTTTGCAAGATGACAGAGACCGCATCCTGAGAGACTACAAGCAGCTTGAGGAACGTCATCTTGTTATAATCTTGGAAAAAGACCAGCTAATTcaagaggctgctgctgaaaacaaTAAGCTTAAGGAAGAAATCAGAAGTTTTCATAGCCAGATGGATGACCTCAACTCTGAGAATGCCAAGCTGAATGCAGAGTTGGTGCGGTACAGAGAAGACCTCAACCAAGTGATTTCAATAAAGGACTCCCAACAGAAACAACTTCTCAAAACACAGCTTCAGCGGATCCAAGctctggaaaaggagaaggcaatcatagaaacacagctgaaagaGTCCGAGCATACTCAGGATGACCTCAGGAAGGGCATGGAAGCCTTGAGAGAGGATAAAGCCAGGATGTCTCAAGAGATTGTAACCCTCATGTCCTCTTTGTCTCAGGTGCAGAGTGAGATGACAGCATTACGTGAGGGGGGTCCTGTCATGGAGTGTCAAGCACAGCTGAAGGCCCGAGAGGAAGAGGCACAAGAACTGGGTCATAAGCTTTCCCTGTCACAGAAAAGGATAACAGAACTTGAGGGGGAACTAGTATGTGTTCAAAGGGATGCAGCCAAGAGagtgggagaggctgaggacaGGCTTCGGAAGGAACTGAAGCACCTACATCATGATGCAGGAATAATGAGgaatgaaacagaaacagcagaagagagagTAGCAGAGTTGGCACAGGACTTGATGGAAATGGAACAGAAATTTCTTGCAGTAACAGATGAAAACAAAGATCTCAGAGCTCAAATTCAGTCTTTTGGGAAGTCCATGAGCTCTCTTCAGGATAGCCGGGACCAGGCCAATGAAGAGCTTCatgttttgaaacagaaatattctgCAGACTTAGAGGAACAAAAGAGTCTCGTGCAGAATCTTCAGAAACAGATGGTTCAGCTACAAGAGGAGCAATATTCCACTGCCAGGGACCGAGATGCAGTGAGGTCTGAGCTGACAGAACTGCAGAAAGCCACTGATGAAAGAGGTCTCTTGGCCCAGGTTGAGCAACTTAATCAGATGCTCAGAGCCAAAGATGATGAGCTTCTCCATTTGTCTTCGGAACTGGAAGGCTCTTCCAACCAAGTCAAGTCTTTCTCCAAGGCTATGGCAAGCCTGCAGAATGAGCGAGACCGCCTGCTGAACGAATTGGACAAAGCATGTAAGGCTGAAGAAATGAAGCAACAGGCAGAAGGGAGCACTTCCACTGCTCCTTCAGAAGTGCAGAGTCTTAAGAAGGCACTGTCCTCCTTGCAGAATGACAGAGACAGAGTA GTAAGAGAGCTGAAGAATCTGCAGCAGCAATACATACTAGTCGGGGTGGAATCCGCTGAAAATTCTCGCTTAAAAGCACAACTGCAGGAATATCAGCAAGATGCAGATAAGCAGCACCGTCTCCAAGAACAGCTGAAGCAAGAGTGTGCTACCTACCAGCAGGAGCTCCAGCAGCTTAG